The nucleotide window CGTGCCCTGCAGCCATGCGCCTCCTGCTTTACAAACACTCAGCCGACTGGCAGCAGCACGACTGCACTCACTCTATAGAAAGCACCGGATTAAAAACCGTGCAAAGCGACGGATACAAAACAGCAGGGAATTGAAACGAAACGTGCCGAATCGAGACTGAGACAGAACTTCCGTTTTATGCTCTACATCCAAGATACAGTGCAATTAGAAATGCAACTGAATTCGGGTAGATAAGTGTAAAAGACTCGGGGGATAATCGTTATTATTGATGAAATCAGGGTTTCTTTTACACTTAACACACCGTCCGTAGAAGCTCGCGCGAAGTTCTCCAAGCTGAAACGcgcgcgcgctctctctctctcttctctctatcCGACATTTCTCTCTCACCCTTGCGCGCGCTCTTGCTCCGGAGAGATGGCCGAGGAGGACGGTGGCATGGCGAGTCCAACGGAGTGCGGCGCTCCGAGGGGGAACAGCTTCAGCGTGCTCAACTGGGAGCAGGTGCAGCGGCTGGACAGCATACTGACCGAGACCATTCCGATCCACGGCCGGGGCAACTTCCCCACGCTGGAGATGCAGCCGCGGCAGATCGTGAAGGCGGTGCGGAGTCGCCTGGAGCAGAGTGAGATACGGGTGCGCGACGTGCGTCTCAACGGCTCAGCCGCCAGCCACGTGCTGCACGAAGACAGCGGCCTCGGCTACAAGGACCTGGACCTGATCTTCTGCGCCGAGCTTAAAGGCGAGAGCGAGTTCCAGATGGTCAAGGACATAGTGCTGGACTGTCTACTCGACTTCCTCCCAGAAGGAGTCAACAAGGAGAAAATTACACCATTGACCCTAAAGGTAAGTATTTGTGTTAATTGTaagaattattattgttatgattattattaggaGAGTAATTAGAGGCACTATTATTAACCATCTTCTAtaagaaatattaataaatgttgcaATATATTTACACCACCTTAAAAGTGCTTTGTCAGACGAGCAACTACAATGtagataaaactaaaataagACAACTTTACTAGTAGTTAAAGCCCTGGTTTTGGATTACTAAGAGGATTGTGCTAAACCAGTGTAAGGCTGATCCTGCATTCTCAGCTCCTTTGGTCTTCTACACATGGAGCTGAGCTCCAAGAGTGATTTGTGTTAAAGTTCAAAGCTGTTTTATTCCATACAAATAATTTTCAAGACGagttatttttgttcattcGGAATAGTGTCATTCAGCACCTTTTTGTCGTCTCTCTTTGACAGGAAGCTTATGTTCAGAAGATGGTGAAAGTATGCAATGACTCGGACCGTTGGAGCCTCATCTCACTCTCCAACAACAGAGGCAAGAATGTGGAGCTGAAGTTTGTTGACTCGTTGCGGCGGCAGTTTGAGTTCAGCGTGGACTCGTTTCAGATCAAGCTAGACTCTCTGCTTCTGTTTTATGAATGTTCGGAGAACCCGATGGCCAAAACGTTCCACCCGAGCATTAttggtgagagtgtgtatggagaCTTCAGCATGGCCCTGGAGCACCTCCGCAACAAGTTGATCTGCACAAGGAACCCGGAGGAGATCCGTGGTGGTGGCCTGCTCAAGTACTGCCATCTACTGGTGAGGGGCTTTCGAGCAGACTCGGAGAGCGAGATGAAGTCTCTGCAGCGCTACATGTGCTCACGCTTCTTCATTGACTTCTCTGACATCAACGAGCAGCAGCGCAAACTGGAATCCTACCTCCAGAACCATTTCGTGGGCTTGGAGGATCGCAAATACGACTATCTGATGACGCTGCACGGGGTGGTAAATGAAAGCACGGTGTGCCTGATGGGACATGAGAGGCGGCAGACATTAGGGCTCATCGCCATGCTGGCTGTTCGTGTGCTGGCAGAGCAGAACGTCATACCCAATGTGGCAAACGTCACCTGCTACTACCAGCCCGCCCCATATGTAGCCGATGCTAACTTCAGCAATTACTATATTGCCCAGGTGCAGCCAGTGTTCGCTTGCCAGCAGCACACATACTCAACCTGGTTACCTTGCAACTGAGCGTACGGtgtgtcaagaaaaaaaaaaagaaagaaaacaaaaggttGTATTTTTACTCAGAAGCTAAATCAGATTTGCAAATTTGTCCAGAGCATTTCAGAGAAGCCAGAGCAAATGATTGTGCTTTTCCGCTCTGAATGAAAAGCCCCAGAGTAAATTTCAGAGTGcatactaaagcaaaaaaaaatttgcattacAAGGGGTAAACGAGTCAGCTGACTGTTCTGATTGTAATTTCGACAAGCTTTGCTAAACAGATGTCAGGAGGGTTTGATGTGGCCCTACAGTGCCCATCTCTGGAACGATCTGTACAGCCTCTTCTGAAGCAATCTAACAGTCCATGATAATGCTACCAATGGACAGTCGATAAATACCTGACCAGAGACTGGCTTTATTATTGCTGTGTTTTGGAAAGCTCTCACGCTGACCATATGGGTGCAGCAGCCTTTCTTCATGTGGTCTGTGTACGAAGTTAccgaagacaaaaaaaatacagagctGGATTCTTTATTGAGCTCTAACGTTTGATCTAACACAAAAAGGTGAGGGGATAACTTAtttaaaatgggaaaaaaaatacgtCTTAGAAAGCAGTCATATTCTTAACGAGTGTTTACAAAACCAAAGATTTTATGATTGTCTCTTTTTATTGCCCAAATTTGAAGGTAGTTCTGTCTATATTTGTATATGTGAAACATTAAGTGCCTAATGCAGAATGTTAAGGGAATTGCGCTGAGCATTCTGCTCTTTGTGAATAAACTAACTTAGTCAGTGATTGTCATAGACTACAAAGGGACTCAAAGATT belongs to Silurus meridionalis isolate SWU-2019-XX chromosome 4, ASM1480568v1, whole genome shotgun sequence and includes:
- the tent5aa gene encoding terminal nucleotidyltransferase 5A, whose product is MAEEDGGMASPTECGAPRGNSFSVLNWEQVQRLDSILTETIPIHGRGNFPTLEMQPRQIVKAVRSRLEQSEIRVRDVRLNGSAASHVLHEDSGLGYKDLDLIFCAELKGESEFQMVKDIVLDCLLDFLPEGVNKEKITPLTLKEAYVQKMVKVCNDSDRWSLISLSNNRGKNVELKFVDSLRRQFEFSVDSFQIKLDSLLLFYECSENPMAKTFHPSIIGESVYGDFSMALEHLRNKLICTRNPEEIRGGGLLKYCHLLVRGFRADSESEMKSLQRYMCSRFFIDFSDINEQQRKLESYLQNHFVGLEDRKYDYLMTLHGVVNESTVCLMGHERRQTLGLIAMLAVRVLAEQNVIPNVANVTCYYQPAPYVADANFSNYYIAQVQPVFACQQHTYSTWLPCN